Below is a window of Streptomyces sp. ITFR-16 DNA.
GACCCCGCCGACGACCACCGCCATGTCTCGCACCTCTTCGCCCTCCACCCCGGCCGGCAGATCGAGGCGGGCAGCTCCTGGGCCGAAGCCGCCAGGATCTCCCTCGGCGCCCGTGGCGACGGCGGCACCGGCTGGTCCAAGGCATGGAAGATCAACTTCTGGGCGCGGCTGCGGGACGGCGACCACGCCCTGAAGATGCTCTCCGAGCAGCTGAAGAGCTCCACCCTGCCCAACCTCTGGGACACCCACCCGCCGTTCCAGATCGACGGCAACTTCGGTGCCTCGTCGGGCATGGCCGAGATGCTGCTCCAGAGCCAGCACGACGTCATCGAGATCCTCCCCGCCCTCCCGGCCGGCTGGCCGGACGGATCGGTGCGCGGGCTGCGCGCCCGGGGAGGATTCACCGTCGACATCGAGTGGGCCGCCGGACGGGCCCGCCGTGTGGTGCTCACGGCGGGCCGCACCCGCGAAGCGACCGTCCGCAGCACGCTGTTCACCAGCGGCGAGAAGGTCATCAGGGCCCGCGCCGGACAGAGCTACACACTCACCCCCGACAGCTGAGCGAACAGCGAGGTCACCTGCGCCGCCGAAGTGCCGGGCCCCGTGGGACCGTTCAGGTGCCACGGGGCGCCGGTGCCCCGCCGCAGATCCTCCTCGCGGTAGCGCCGGCAGCCCCGGTGCCAGATCAGGATGCCTGCGATCCAGTGCTTCAGCTCCTGCACGTACCCCGCCAGAATCTCCCTCGCCTCGGCGCTCAGATCGAAGTCGTCGTACAGCACCGGGAGTTCGTGCTCGGCGACATGCAGGAACTGCCGCAGCCGCGACTTCATCAGGTCGTAGAGGATCTCCACCCCGGTCGCATAGCCGACCCCGAAGAAGTTCTGCACCACCAGGACACCGTTGTGCACCTCACCCTCGTACTCGATCTCCTTCTGGTACGAGAACAGGTCGTTGAGCAGCGCCGCGTAGTCGGCCGCCGCGTTCTCCAGGGAGCGCAGCGGGCCGCTCTCGTAGATCTCCGGCGGCACCTTCCTGCCGTGTCCCAGCCGGCACAGGCTCATCGTCAGATCCGAGCCGAAGGTCATGCGGCGCATCTCGACGTAGTCCACCGGGTCGGGAATCCGGTTCTGCGCCTGGTTCGCCAGCTCCCACAGCCAGCTGGCCGTCATGTCCTCCACGGCCTTGCGGAAGGCCCGCCTGCCCTCGTCGTCCATCGGGGCTGCGGTCAGCTCCCAGAGATCGCCGAGACTCCGCTCCAGCGCGTTGACCGGCTCCGGCACCGGGCTCCCGTCCAGCGGCATGAACAGCGAGAGCCGCTCATTGGCCAGCCGGGCCCCCGCCAGGTCACGGGCCCGCCCGTGCACCACCGGGAACCAGTCGTCTCCGTACGTCCCCCACGCCAGCCACCGCGAGGACAGGTCCAGCCCGTCCGGATCGGCGTCCGGGTGGATACCGGCCGCGCACAGCGGAAGGTCGATCGCCCGCAGCCGCTCCTCGTCCCAGATGTGCGAGCCCGGCACCCCCGGCTGCGCCTCCAGGATGCCCATCCGGCCCGCCCAGTCGACCAGCCGCTCGCGGGCCCCGTCCAGATGCGGGCTGAGCGTCGTGCCGAACGGCAGGTCGAAGTCGGGCAGCAGGGAAGGGCCGACGTGCTGATAGGGCAGATGGGCGTGGCTGCGCAGCCTCGCCGTTTCCGAACGCGGATCGAGGCGGATCGAGGCGGCGGCCATCCCGAAGCCCGGAGCGGCCCGGGCGGCGCCGCCGTCGTTCATGTAGCGGCTGGAGCGCATGTGCCACTCATGACCGCCGGACTGCCAGTCCTGGAGCCCCTTGACATACGCCAGGACGGCCGCCGTCTGCGCCGGGTCCAGTCCCTTGCCCGCGCACAGCGGCCCCAGCTCGGTCAGCGCGGTGTTCTCGAACTGCTGGAGCCGCGAGGTCAGCAGGTCGTTCACCGCCTCGGCGGCCTCCTGCGTCGAGCAGCCGAGGAAGCGCTCCAGGACCAGCACCCCGTTGCTGTTCTCGCCCTCGTCCTCCACCTCCCGCTGGTACGAGAACAGGTCGTTGCGCAGATGGACCCCGTCCGAGAACGCGTCACGCAGCACCCGCAGCGCCCGTTCGCCGGCCACCGCCTCGGGCACCTCCGCCCCGGCGGCGTACTCCACCAGCCCCGCCGACCAGGGCGCGCCGCCCACCTTGCGGCGCATCTCGATGTACTCGACGGGGTTCGCGATCCGGCCCTCGTTGATGTTGGCGAGCTCCCACAGCGACTCGTTGAGGAGGTTCTTCGTCGACTCGGCGAACCGCACCCGCCACGCGTCCGACATGGCGGGCACGGTCCGCGCCCACAGATCCGCCAGCCCGGCCTCGACCGGGTTGGCCGGCTCCGGGGTCGGCGCCCCGCGCTCCATCGGCATGAACGCGGGCAGCCGGTCCAGGTAGCGCTTGCCGCCCTCGCGGTCGGGGGTGCGCTTGAACAGCTCCAGGAAGTGGTCGTCGAAGAAGAAGACCCACACGTACCAGTCGGTGACCAGGGACAGCGCCTCGGCCGAGCAGTCGGGGTGGGTGTAGGCACACAGCAGTGCGTAGTCGTGGGAGTCGAGATCGTGCTCCTCCCAGATACCGGACCCCTCCAGCATCCCTATGGTCCGCGCCCACGTCTTCGTGTGCTGCCGCGCCTCCTCCACATGGGGGTTGAGGCGCGCCGGATACGGAACATAGAAGTCCGGCAGGGTGAAGGGCTGTGCCATGCGCGTACGGCCTTTCCGGTCGTGGCCGCGTGGGCGTCACGCGGCCGGTCTGTCCGCGCCAGCACTACCCTTCGGCCGTTCGGAGCACGCACAGCCGGAATTAGTCACACAAGAAGTACGCCCGTTCGAGGGACGCCGCCGCGGCCGGACCGCGCACCCCGCCCGCGCGTAAAAGTCAGGTAACGGGCCACTGCCAGAAACCCGTTGCTCCTTTCCGGCCGCAGGTCACAGGCCATGCCAGTGGTCTGGTCCACTGGCTCGGCCCGCCGCCCCCACCACGCTCTTGACGCGCTCTCACCTCAGGTCACAGAGTGTGCGCGCACAGCGGAACACGAGATCGGAACGCGCAGACCTCTCGACACGAACGGCTCGGGGAACGCCCGGCTCCAAGAAGGGTTGTCATGACGTCCAAGCACAGGACCGGACGCGCACTCGCGTTGACCACCGCAGGCGCGCTGAGTGTCGCGCTCCTCAGTCCCGCGGCACAGGCCGGCGCGGACGGGGTGCGGCCGGAATGCCCGCGCGGGCTCGCGTGCGACTGGGTCCCGGCGGCCTACCAGCAGACCGGCGACCCGGCCGACAAGGAGACGTACGGCAACTACGACACCGCGGACCGGCCGCACAGCAACAAGATCAAGTTCATCGTGCTGCACGACACCGAGGAGGACTTCGACAGCACCCTGAAGATCTTCCAGAACCCCCTGAACCAGACCTCGGCGCACTACGTCGTCCGGTCCGGCGACGGACATGTCACGCAGATGGTGAAGAACAAGGACGTCGCCTGGCAGGCCGGGAACTGGTATCTCAACACCCACTCCATCGGCATCGAGCAGGAGGGCGTCGCCGTCGAGGGCGCCCAGTGGTACACCCCCGAGATGTACCGCTCGACGGCCGCACTCGTGCGCTACCTCGCCGCCAAGTACGACATCCCGCTCGACCGCCAGCACATCATCGGCCACGACGGGGTACCCCCCACCAGCGCGGCCGGCACCGCGGGCATGCACTGGGACCCGGGCACCTACTGGGACTGGAACCGCTTCATGGCGCTGCTCGGCAGGCCCACCGTGCCGACCGCCCTGCCCGGCAGCCGGCTCGTCACCGTCAGCCCCCGGTTCAAGGACAACAAGCAGGCGTTCCGCGACTGCGAGAAGGGCGTCGACCTGCCCGTCCAGGGCTCCAGCGCCGTCCCGCTGTACACCGAACCCTCCACGGACGCCCCGCTCTTCTCCGACCCCGGCCTGCACCAGGACGGCTCGCCCGGCACCAACTGCGCCGCCGACTGGGGCAGCAAGATCAGCGCCACCCAGCAGGCCGTCGTGGCGGACCACGCGCCCGGCTGGACGGCGATCTGGTGGTACGGCAAGAAGGCCTGGTTCCGCACCCCCGCCCGCACCCGCACCACCACCCCCACCTCCGGCTATGTCGTCCGGCCCAA
It encodes the following:
- a CDS encoding terpene synthase family protein; translated protein: MAQPFTLPDFYVPYPARLNPHVEEARQHTKTWARTIGMLEGSGIWEEHDLDSHDYALLCAYTHPDCSAEALSLVTDWYVWVFFFDDHFLELFKRTPDREGGKRYLDRLPAFMPMERGAPTPEPANPVEAGLADLWARTVPAMSDAWRVRFAESTKNLLNESLWELANINEGRIANPVEYIEMRRKVGGAPWSAGLVEYAAGAEVPEAVAGERALRVLRDAFSDGVHLRNDLFSYQREVEDEGENSNGVLVLERFLGCSTQEAAEAVNDLLTSRLQQFENTALTELGPLCAGKGLDPAQTAAVLAYVKGLQDWQSGGHEWHMRSSRYMNDGGAARAAPGFGMAAASIRLDPRSETARLRSHAHLPYQHVGPSLLPDFDLPFGTTLSPHLDGARERLVDWAGRMGILEAQPGVPGSHIWDEERLRAIDLPLCAAGIHPDADPDGLDLSSRWLAWGTYGDDWFPVVHGRARDLAGARLANERLSLFMPLDGSPVPEPVNALERSLGDLWELTAAPMDDEGRRAFRKAVEDMTASWLWELANQAQNRIPDPVDYVEMRRMTFGSDLTMSLCRLGHGRKVPPEIYESGPLRSLENAAADYAALLNDLFSYQKEIEYEGEVHNGVLVVQNFFGVGYATGVEILYDLMKSRLRQFLHVAEHELPVLYDDFDLSAEAREILAGYVQELKHWIAGILIWHRGCRRYREEDLRRGTGAPWHLNGPTGPGTSAAQVTSLFAQLSGVSV
- a CDS encoding peptidoglycan recognition family protein — protein: MTSKHRTGRALALTTAGALSVALLSPAAQAGADGVRPECPRGLACDWVPAAYQQTGDPADKETYGNYDTADRPHSNKIKFIVLHDTEEDFDSTLKIFQNPLNQTSAHYVVRSGDGHVTQMVKNKDVAWQAGNWYLNTHSIGIEQEGVAVEGAQWYTPEMYRSTAALVRYLAAKYDIPLDRQHIIGHDGVPPTSAAGTAGMHWDPGTYWDWNRFMALLGRPTVPTALPGSRLVTVSPRFKDNKQAFRDCEKGVDLPVQGSSAVPLYTEPSTDAPLFSDPGLHQDGSPGTNCAADWGSKISATQQAVVADHAPGWTAIWWYGKKAWFRTPARTRTTTPTSGYVVRPKAGKDEVAVYGVAYPEKSEYPADFADQRVGAPLQYTIKAGQSYPGGGEAPTGFFYAPTIDASLPLDHSYFRGRQKYVTVQIGHRIAFVKASDVDIVRVR